One Candidatus Parvarchaeota archaeon DNA segment encodes these proteins:
- the nrdR gene encoding transcriptional repressor NrdR yields the protein MRCPYCLHPETSVVDSRDADNIDQIRRRRECLKCKKRFTTFERVELIDLMVVKKDGKRQPFSRQKVLDGIVRSCVKLPVSPEKIEKCADEIEMNLRKRDTTEVKSSDIGELVMKKLKRLDKVAYIRFASVYRKFVDVADFQKELKDLRKKE from the coding sequence ATGCGCTGCCCATACTGCCTTCATCCCGAAACCTCGGTTGTCGATTCCCGCGACGCCGACAACATTGACCAGATACGCAGGAGGCGCGAGTGCCTCAAGTGCAAAAAAAGGTTCACTACTTTCGAGCGTGTGGAGCTAATAGATTTGATGGTTGTCAAGAAGGATGGGAAGCGCCAGCCGTTTTCCCGCCAGAAGGTTCTTGACGGCATTGTGCGCTCCTGCGTCAAGCTTCCAGTCTCTCCTGAAAAAATTGAAAAATGCGCTGACGAGATTGAGATGAACCTTCGCAAGCGCGACACTACCGAGGTTAAGTCCTCGGACATTGGAGAGCTTGTCATGAAAAAGCTCAAGCGGCTTGACAAGGTAGCCTACATCCGCTTTGCCTCGGTCTACCGCAAGTTTGTCGATGTCGCCGACTTCCAAAAGGAGCTCAAGGATTTGAGGAAAAAAGAGTAG